The Hyphomonas sediminis genome contains a region encoding:
- a CDS encoding DMT family transporter, which produces MRTPHPILLVCFGVLFGCGIDAMMKYVMQSGTSVITATTWRYTLGAIIMTALFAASRRPFPSLPAIRFHALRSLAQVISAFCFFYSLTQIALAEAVVMGFTAALMIAPIARVILGEKMSPVTICASLIGFCGAALAATAETAGAPADGNRLYGTIAVLGSAVLYALNIVLLRLRTKEEDSLTLVTFMNIFPALFLAPFMFVFSDPLPINAAAWSPLIGASLFGIGIWWLMTMAYAREKAQTLAPFEYTGLIWSALIGYAFFQEIPGWRVWAGAAIIIAACLVVAFETHFVARRQAKLPASDILT; this is translated from the coding sequence ATGCGCACACCTCACCCAATTCTGCTCGTCTGCTTTGGTGTCCTTTTCGGTTGCGGCATCGACGCGATGATGAAGTACGTCATGCAGAGCGGCACCAGCGTGATCACGGCGACCACCTGGCGCTACACGCTCGGCGCCATCATCATGACCGCACTATTTGCGGCTTCCCGCCGCCCATTCCCATCGCTGCCGGCAATTCGCTTTCATGCGCTGAGATCACTTGCACAGGTGATTTCCGCCTTCTGCTTTTTCTACTCGCTGACCCAGATCGCGCTGGCAGAAGCCGTGGTGATGGGCTTCACCGCAGCGCTCATGATCGCGCCAATTGCCCGCGTGATACTCGGCGAGAAGATGAGCCCGGTTACGATCTGCGCCTCATTGATCGGCTTTTGCGGCGCCGCTCTGGCAGCGACTGCAGAGACGGCCGGCGCGCCCGCAGACGGCAACCGGCTTTATGGAACGATTGCCGTGCTTGGCTCGGCAGTATTGTACGCCCTGAACATCGTTTTACTTCGCCTGCGGACGAAGGAAGAGGACAGCCTGACGCTTGTCACCTTCATGAACATCTTCCCGGCGCTGTTCCTGGCGCCATTCATGTTTGTGTTTTCAGATCCACTTCCAATCAATGCCGCTGCCTGGTCGCCTCTTATCGGCGCCTCGCTATTCGGTATTGGCATCTGGTGGCTGATGACGATGGCCTATGCCCGAGAGAAAGCGCAAACGCTGGCACCGTTCGAATATACCGGACTGATCTGGTCCGCCCTGATTGGATACGCCTTCTTTCAGGAGATCCCCGGCTGGCGCGTTTGGGCAGGTGCCGCGATCATCATTGCCGCCTGCCTGGTCGTTGCTTTCGAAACACACTTCGTTGCCCGCCGGCAAGCTAAGCTGCCAGCGAGCGATATTCTGACCTGA
- a CDS encoding acyl-CoA dehydrogenase family protein, whose translation MAYDNAEQLEEFRLAARKWLEENCPPSMRTPMLDDEIVWGGRNATFKNPDSKVWLDRMGEKGWTAPEWPKEYGGGGLSRGEARVLEQEMRRIKARPPLFSFGLWMFGPALLEFGNYEQKLRFIPDIVKGKIRWCQGYSEPGAGSDLADLQTRCEDKGDHYLINGQKVWTSYADKADWIFCLVRTDTSVKHEGISFILFDMKSPGVEARPIQLISGESPFCETFFTDVKVPKDQLVGRLNGGWDIAKRLLQFERSSISAGGFGGTGGSGILGPEDYAKQHVGTDEAGRIADGDMRGRITDHKMYVKAFSLTVQRQAEQAKAGQAVGHTASILKYAAAKMNQDRHELLIESLGTEGLGWEGEGFDRGAKKATRQWLRSKGNSIEGGTSEINLNVVAKRVLGLKEHQ comes from the coding sequence ATGGCTTATGACAATGCCGAGCAGCTTGAAGAGTTTCGCCTAGCGGCGCGCAAGTGGCTTGAAGAGAACTGCCCGCCCTCCATGCGTACACCGATGCTGGATGATGAGATTGTCTGGGGTGGCCGCAACGCAACCTTCAAGAACCCCGATTCCAAGGTCTGGCTCGATCGTATGGGCGAAAAAGGCTGGACCGCGCCGGAATGGCCCAAGGAATATGGCGGCGGAGGGCTCTCCCGCGGCGAAGCACGCGTGCTTGAGCAGGAGATGCGCCGTATCAAAGCGCGCCCGCCTCTCTTTTCATTCGGCCTCTGGATGTTCGGCCCGGCGCTGCTCGAGTTTGGTAATTACGAACAGAAGCTACGCTTCATCCCGGACATCGTGAAGGGCAAGATCCGCTGGTGTCAGGGCTATTCCGAGCCGGGCGCAGGTTCCGACCTTGCAGACCTGCAGACGCGCTGCGAAGACAAGGGCGACCACTATCTGATCAATGGCCAAAAGGTTTGGACCTCTTACGCCGACAAAGCCGATTGGATCTTCTGTCTCGTGCGCACCGATACGAGCGTGAAGCATGAAGGCATCAGCTTCATCCTGTTCGACATGAAGAGCCCCGGCGTGGAAGCGCGTCCGATCCAGCTGATTTCTGGTGAAAGTCCTTTCTGCGAAACCTTCTTCACGGACGTGAAGGTTCCCAAGGACCAGCTGGTCGGCCGGCTGAATGGCGGCTGGGATATCGCCAAGCGACTTCTGCAATTTGAGCGCTCGTCCATTTCGGCCGGCGGCTTCGGCGGCACCGGCGGCTCCGGTATTCTCGGGCCGGAAGACTATGCAAAGCAACACGTGGGCACTGACGAAGCCGGTCGCATTGCCGATGGTGACATGCGAGGCCGCATTACCGATCACAAGATGTATGTGAAGGCTTTCTCGCTGACGGTTCAGCGTCAGGCCGAGCAGGCGAAAGCCGGTCAGGCGGTTGGCCACACCGCATCCATCCTGAAATACGCCGCCGCCAAGATGAACCAGGACCGTCACGAGCTTCTGATTGAATCGCTCGGAACAGAAGGTCTCGGTTGGGAAGGCGAGGGCTTTGACCGGGGCGCGAAGAAGGCGACCCGCCAATGGCTTCGCTCGAAGGGCAACTCGATCGAAGGCGGAACTTCGGAGATCAACCTCAATGTCGTCGCCAAGCGCGTGCTTGGCCTGAAAGAGCATCAGTAA
- a CDS encoding UrcA family protein gives MKRFIIATALAAATIAAPALAASDTFKMEVAYTAENLTTRSGAEAEYDSIRQQVAERCKAEMTDRIFAGGYARTFCISKTMDRTVLSIDNPQLTAVHAEHR, from the coding sequence ATGAAACGCTTCATCATCGCCACCGCCCTCGCCGCAGCAACAATCGCAGCCCCTGCGCTTGCCGCCTCAGATACTTTCAAAATGGAAGTTGCATACACAGCCGAGAACCTGACGACGCGCAGCGGCGCCGAAGCAGAATACGACAGCATTCGCCAGCAAGTCGCTGAGCGCTGCAAAGCAGAAATGACTGATCGGATCTTCGCAGGCGGCTACGCGCGAACATTCTGCATTAGCAAAACCATGGATCGCACAGTCCTCTCGATTGACAATCCGCAGCTGACCGCTGTGCACGCAGAACACCGCTAA
- a CDS encoding FAD-binding domain-containing protein has product MFHICSMSGVHVIWFKRDLRVHDHAALAAAAASGAPVLPLYIFEPGYWALPEHSRRQFDFIKEALEELDAALQARGAQLVVRTGNAIDVFSDIHRKHGIAAIHVHEETGLQWTFDRDKSVRRWARNAGISFREQAQHGVQRGRPHREGWADDWESMMRRPRITAPDSLISAGIASEDSPLPQDFGLGQDDCPDRQMGGRSHGVECLRSFLECRGRTYQRDMSSPLTAVDACSRLSPHLAFGTVSIREAWQAARRAQDAHTSAGDREFAVSIGSFTARLQWHCHFIQKLEDQTLIENRNLRPTYDGLQPVPEADDPRLTAWIEGRTGFPFLDACMRSLKATGWLNFQMRAMMMAFASHHLWLDWKRPAERLAALFTDFEPGIHYPQAQMQAATTDTNTPHICNPVKQSRDQDPEGAFIRRWLPELAGMPTEWIHAPWDAPASVRARAGIVLGQTYPMRIVDHLAAAEEARSRIFALRRKTRHATRAAGIDARHGGKAAGIPTRGQRRPLAKPRPEKAPDPLQLSFDLGAAPQIRIS; this is encoded by the coding sequence TTGTTCCATATTTGTTCTATGTCTGGTGTGCATGTCATCTGGTTTAAACGAGATCTGCGTGTTCACGATCACGCCGCGCTTGCCGCCGCTGCGGCGAGCGGTGCGCCCGTTTTGCCGCTTTATATCTTTGAGCCGGGATACTGGGCGCTGCCGGAACACTCGCGCCGGCAATTCGACTTTATCAAGGAAGCACTCGAAGAACTGGACGCAGCGCTCCAGGCGCGCGGCGCACAGTTGGTCGTGCGCACCGGCAATGCAATTGATGTGTTCTCAGACATCCATCGCAAGCATGGGATCGCTGCCATTCACGTGCATGAGGAAACCGGGCTGCAATGGACCTTCGACCGGGACAAATCTGTTCGGCGCTGGGCCCGCAATGCCGGTATTTCGTTCCGGGAACAGGCTCAACATGGCGTCCAGCGGGGCCGGCCACACCGCGAAGGCTGGGCTGACGATTGGGAATCCATGATGCGCCGCCCACGGATTACTGCACCGGACAGTCTGATTTCTGCGGGTATTGCTTCCGAAGACTCCCCCCTTCCCCAGGACTTCGGCCTTGGACAGGACGACTGCCCGGACCGGCAAATGGGCGGCCGCTCGCATGGCGTTGAATGTTTGCGCAGCTTCCTGGAATGCAGAGGCCGCACTTATCAACGCGATATGTCTAGCCCGCTGACAGCAGTAGACGCATGTTCGCGGCTCTCGCCACATCTTGCCTTTGGTACAGTCTCAATAAGGGAAGCATGGCAGGCGGCGCGGCGTGCGCAGGATGCTCACACCTCCGCAGGTGATCGCGAGTTTGCCGTCTCAATCGGAAGCTTCACCGCACGTCTGCAGTGGCACTGTCACTTCATTCAGAAACTTGAAGACCAAACCCTGATTGAAAACCGTAACCTGCGCCCGACTTATGACGGTCTCCAGCCCGTGCCGGAAGCAGATGACCCACGTCTGACGGCGTGGATCGAGGGGCGCACCGGCTTCCCATTCCTTGACGCGTGCATGCGCTCCCTCAAGGCGACCGGCTGGCTGAACTTCCAGATGCGGGCGATGATGATGGCGTTCGCGAGCCATCATCTTTGGCTCGACTGGAAACGTCCCGCCGAACGGCTGGCCGCGCTCTTTACGGATTTCGAGCCCGGCATCCATTATCCGCAGGCTCAGATGCAAGCGGCTACCACAGACACCAACACGCCGCACATCTGTAATCCGGTGAAGCAGTCCAGAGATCAGGACCCCGAAGGCGCTTTCATCCGGCGCTGGCTGCCGGAGCTGGCAGGAATGCCGACGGAATGGATCCATGCGCCATGGGACGCGCCGGCTTCGGTCCGCGCGCGCGCGGGCATTGTTCTCGGCCAGACTTATCCGATGCGAATTGTTGACCATCTCGCCGCGGCGGAAGAGGCGCGCAGCCGCATCTTCGCCCTGCGCCGCAAGACGAGGCATGCCACCCGCGCCGCTGGAATCGATGCACGCCATGGCGGCAAGGCCGCTGGTATTCCCACGCGGGGACAACGGCGCCCGCTGGCCAAACCGCGCCCTGAAAAGGCGCCAGACCCTTTGCAGCTGAGCTTTGATCTCGGAGCGGCGCCTCAAATCAGGATTTCCTGA
- a CDS encoding calcium/sodium antiporter yields the protein MLFVSLVLGLVLLVAGGECLVRGAVKLAEKFSVSPLLIGLTLVGFGTSTPELVTSLQAAFAGSPGIAVGNVVGSNTANILLILGAAAIIAPVAVAKDTFKRDGIVLAIAMLFCASAVLLGQLTRWMGIFFVLTLAGYIWFAFQQDRKTSTVAVGTGRPAPAPKASAGAIAIDLAFVAGGLVMTMLGARFLVSGAIDLARMFSISETIIGLTIVAVGTSLPELITSVMASLRKQGDIAFGNIVGSNIYNVLGILGVTSIVKPIPVPAEIIQLDIWVMLAASALLFVAATSRWKVTRIEGAIMLAAYGAYVGWLALNAAA from the coding sequence ATGCTTTTTGTGTCTCTCGTGCTCGGCCTTGTTCTGCTCGTGGCTGGTGGCGAATGCCTCGTCAGAGGCGCCGTCAAGCTGGCGGAAAAGTTCAGCGTATCACCGCTGCTGATTGGCCTCACTCTGGTTGGCTTCGGCACCTCAACACCCGAACTCGTCACCAGCCTGCAAGCCGCCTTTGCCGGCTCTCCGGGCATCGCGGTCGGCAATGTGGTTGGCTCCAACACCGCAAACATTCTGTTGATCCTTGGCGCCGCAGCCATCATTGCGCCGGTCGCTGTCGCAAAGGACACGTTCAAGCGAGACGGCATCGTCCTGGCCATCGCCATGCTGTTTTGCGCCTCCGCCGTTTTGCTGGGGCAATTGACGCGCTGGATGGGCATCTTCTTTGTGCTGACGCTTGCGGGCTATATCTGGTTTGCATTTCAGCAGGATCGCAAGACCTCCACCGTCGCCGTCGGGACCGGCCGGCCGGCGCCAGCGCCAAAGGCAAGCGCCGGCGCAATCGCCATTGACCTTGCTTTCGTTGCCGGCGGACTTGTCATGACGATGCTCGGAGCACGGTTCCTGGTGAGCGGCGCGATCGATCTCGCCAGAATGTTCTCGATTTCCGAGACGATCATCGGGCTCACCATTGTCGCAGTCGGCACGTCCCTCCCGGAACTGATCACCTCGGTGATGGCGTCCCTGCGAAAGCAAGGCGACATTGCTTTCGGCAATATTGTAGGCTCCAACATCTACAATGTATTGGGCATCCTTGGCGTCACATCCATTGTCAAACCCATCCCGGTACCCGCTGAAATCATCCAGCTTGACATCTGGGTCATGCTCGCCGCCTCCGCACTGCTGTTCGTGGCCGCCACGTCGCGCTGGAAGGTAACACGCATCGAGGGCGCAATCATGCTGGCTGCTTACGGCGCTTATGTTGGCTGGCTCGCCCTCAACGCGGCGGCTTGA
- a CDS encoding branched-chain amino acid aminotransferase, with protein sequence MAAIPYDDRDGYIWMDGSFVPWRDTKVHVLTHALHYASSVFEGERAYSGKIFRSLDHSKRLHNSAKIMGFDIPFSVEEIERAKKEALEKSGLDSAYVRAVAWRGSEMMGVSAQNNTIHLAVAVWHWGDYFADKMKGIRLTHAEWRRPAPDTAPCHAKAAGLYMICTLSKHAAEKAGYQDALMLDYRGQIAEATGANIFFVRDGALHTPTPDCFLNGLTRQTTIALAKARQIDVVERAIFPDELSTFSECFITGSAAEITPVAEIGVHRYTPGQISLSLAEDYSNLCNGKLELAL encoded by the coding sequence ATGGCTGCCATCCCTTATGATGACCGTGACGGATACATCTGGATGGATGGGTCTTTTGTACCCTGGCGTGACACCAAAGTGCACGTCCTGACCCATGCGCTTCACTATGCTTCTTCGGTGTTTGAGGGGGAGCGGGCCTATAGCGGCAAGATTTTCCGCTCGCTTGACCATTCCAAGCGGCTGCACAATTCGGCAAAGATTATGGGCTTCGATATTCCTTTCAGCGTTGAGGAAATCGAGCGCGCGAAAAAGGAGGCTTTGGAGAAATCCGGCCTCGACAGCGCCTATGTGCGCGCAGTCGCGTGGCGTGGATCCGAAATGATGGGTGTTTCGGCGCAGAACAATACCATCCACCTGGCCGTGGCTGTCTGGCATTGGGGCGACTATTTTGCCGACAAGATGAAGGGCATCCGCCTGACCCATGCCGAATGGCGCCGCCCGGCGCCGGACACTGCGCCCTGCCATGCCAAGGCTGCCGGCCTCTACATGATCTGTACCCTTTCCAAGCATGCGGCAGAGAAGGCCGGCTATCAGGACGCCCTGATGCTCGATTATCGCGGCCAGATTGCCGAGGCGACCGGGGCGAATATCTTCTTCGTGCGCGATGGCGCCCTGCATACGCCGACGCCTGATTGCTTCCTGAACGGCCTGACCCGCCAGACGACGATTGCGCTGGCCAAGGCACGCCAGATCGACGTGGTTGAACGGGCGATCTTTCCCGATGAGCTCTCGACCTTCTCCGAGTGCTTCATCACCGGGTCGGCCGCCGAGATCACGCCGGTCGCGGAGATTGGCGTGCATCGCTACACGCCGGGCCAGATCAGCCTTTCGCTGGCGGAAGACTATTCCAACCTCTGCAATGGCAAGCTTGAACTGGCGCTTTGA
- a CDS encoding peroxiredoxin — MSLLIGDVAPDFEAETTEGRIRFHDWAGKDWVIFFSHPADFTPVCTTELGYTAKLKGELSRRGTKALVISVDTLESHRAWIGDIEETQGAAVNFPIIADPEKKIATLYNMIHPGADAKVTVRAVYIVDPDKKIRASIIYPPSTGRNFDEILRLLDSLQLTDGYKVATPVNWKDGEDVIIAPSLQDFAEMQRLFPKGYKTVKPYLRLTPQPNKA, encoded by the coding sequence ATGAGCCTTCTGATCGGTGATGTCGCACCTGACTTCGAAGCTGAGACAACCGAGGGCCGCATCAGGTTTCACGACTGGGCCGGCAAGGATTGGGTCATCTTCTTTTCGCACCCCGCCGACTTTACGCCGGTATGCACAACCGAACTTGGCTACACGGCGAAGCTCAAAGGAGAACTCTCGCGGCGCGGAACAAAGGCGCTCGTGATCTCGGTCGATACTCTCGAGTCACACCGCGCTTGGATTGGCGACATCGAGGAGACGCAGGGTGCTGCGGTCAACTTTCCCATCATCGCGGACCCGGAAAAGAAGATTGCGACCCTTTACAACATGATCCACCCCGGCGCGGACGCTAAGGTCACAGTGAGGGCGGTCTATATCGTTGATCCAGACAAGAAAATCCGCGCCTCGATTATTTATCCGCCGAGCACCGGCCGAAATTTTGATGAAATCCTGAGACTGCTGGATTCACTGCAGCTGACAGATGGATACAAGGTCGCCACGCCGGTGAACTGGAAAGATGGTGAAGATGTTATCATCGCGCCCTCCCTCCAAGACTTCGCCGAGATGCAGCGGCTGTTCCCGAAAGGCTACAAGACGGTGAAACCTTACCTCCGTCTGACGCCACAGCCCAACAAGGCTTGA
- a CDS encoding response regulator has protein sequence MSTREPAHILIVDDDDRIRDLTKRFLTMKGYRVTGAPDAAGARRLMDNMTFDLAVLDIMMPGETGLELLERIRSSPAKATPVMLLTARGEARDRIEGLRLGADDYLAKPFEPEELALRCEAILRRSQKPAPPPEEIEMSGLVFNVERGELKAGDQRIRLTDAELQLLTILAHAPGEAISREDLAELTSAGLERSVDVQVTRLRRKIEPNPKEPIHIQTVRGIGYRLMPD, from the coding sequence ATGAGCACTCGTGAACCTGCCCATATCCTGATCGTTGACGACGATGATCGCATCCGTGATCTCACCAAACGCTTTCTGACAATGAAGGGTTATCGCGTCACCGGCGCCCCGGACGCAGCCGGCGCACGCCGCCTGATGGACAACATGACCTTCGATCTCGCCGTTCTGGATATCATGATGCCGGGCGAGACCGGTCTCGAGCTGCTTGAACGCATTCGGTCCAGCCCGGCAAAGGCAACGCCAGTCATGCTTCTGACCGCCCGCGGGGAAGCCCGCGACAGGATCGAGGGGCTGCGCCTCGGTGCAGACGACTATCTGGCCAAGCCATTCGAACCTGAAGAACTCGCGCTTCGATGCGAAGCCATCCTGCGCCGCTCGCAAAAGCCCGCCCCTCCCCCTGAAGAGATCGAGATGTCCGGCCTGGTGTTCAATGTCGAACGCGGCGAACTGAAAGCGGGCGACCAGCGTATTCGCCTGACCGACGCCGAACTCCAGCTGCTGACCATACTCGCCCATGCGCCGGGCGAAGCGATAAGCCGGGAAGACCTGGCCGAATTAACCTCGGCAGGATTGGAGCGGTCTGTAGATGTGCAGGTCACGCGCCTGCGCCGGAAGATCGAACCAAACCCCAAAGAGCCAATCCATATTCAGACCGTGCGGGGCATCGGCTACCGCCTGATGCCGGACTGA
- a CDS encoding glycosyltransferase family 2 protein, with protein MVLSIGAILLVVALLLLPGTLFQIAASAVFSVFAAALVFRAAIYIWGAHVVEGRPVSASVVNDEESVSWPVYTLLIALKDEAQTAAQLARAICRLDYPRDRLDVKLLIETGDEATREALRMQDWPRGTELLVVPPGMPRTKPRALNYGLLAAKGEFVVVYDAEDKPSPDQLKAAVRAFRSGGPSLACVQAPLVGAGDRGWIAGQWALEYAVQFGRLLPGLAALGMPILLGGTSNHFRRSRLEAAGGWDAWNVTEDADLGLRLARRGNSVGVIAPPTFEAPPEQPMIWLSQRSRWLKGFLQTWLVAMRQPIRAVREMGAINFLALQLTLGASILSALVHGPWAIWLLLAFVLPGVAVAPFYLAFAGIAYLSGLLMALLAPGRKDLRRLLLVLTLPAYWPLQSIAMIRAIYGLIRRPHYWAKTPHPGDLAPVCPGGSARDTRFSSPAC; from the coding sequence GTGGTTTTGTCGATAGGCGCCATCCTGCTTGTTGTCGCCTTGCTGCTGCTTCCAGGTACCTTGTTTCAGATTGCAGCTAGCGCTGTCTTCAGCGTGTTCGCTGCTGCGTTGGTGTTTCGCGCCGCAATATACATCTGGGGCGCACATGTGGTGGAGGGGCGGCCTGTCTCCGCGTCTGTTGTAAACGACGAAGAATCGGTTTCCTGGCCCGTCTACACCTTGCTGATTGCTCTGAAAGACGAAGCTCAGACTGCGGCGCAATTGGCCCGCGCGATCTGTCGGCTCGATTATCCTCGCGACAGGCTGGACGTAAAGCTTCTCATCGAAACTGGAGATGAAGCGACCCGTGAAGCGCTTCGAATGCAGGATTGGCCCAGAGGGACAGAGCTTCTTGTGGTGCCGCCAGGAATGCCACGGACAAAGCCGCGCGCGCTGAACTATGGCCTGCTGGCCGCCAAAGGTGAATTTGTTGTCGTCTACGATGCTGAAGATAAGCCGAGCCCGGATCAATTGAAGGCGGCGGTCAGGGCTTTCCGGTCCGGTGGACCATCGCTTGCCTGCGTGCAGGCGCCCTTGGTAGGTGCGGGTGACAGAGGCTGGATCGCCGGGCAATGGGCCCTGGAGTACGCTGTGCAGTTTGGCCGACTTCTTCCTGGGCTCGCTGCATTGGGTATGCCGATACTGCTCGGGGGAACCAGCAATCATTTCCGCCGATCTAGGCTCGAAGCTGCCGGTGGATGGGATGCTTGGAATGTAACGGAAGATGCTGACCTCGGCCTGCGCTTGGCGCGGCGCGGTAACTCTGTTGGTGTAATTGCGCCGCCAACGTTCGAGGCGCCGCCGGAGCAGCCGATGATTTGGCTGTCGCAGCGGTCCAGGTGGCTCAAGGGCTTCCTTCAGACCTGGCTAGTAGCCATGCGTCAGCCCATTCGCGCAGTCCGGGAAATGGGCGCGATTAATTTCCTCGCGCTTCAATTGACGCTTGGCGCCTCCATCCTGTCTGCTCTGGTGCATGGGCCATGGGCCATCTGGTTGCTTCTGGCGTTTGTGCTGCCGGGGGTAGCTGTCGCCCCTTTCTATCTGGCTTTTGCAGGCATCGCTTACCTGTCAGGTCTGCTGATGGCGCTGCTCGCGCCAGGACGTAAGGACTTGCGGCGCCTGCTTCTGGTCCTCACATTGCCCGCCTACTGGCCGCTTCAGTCGATTGCCATGATACGGGCAATTTATGGGCTGATCCGGCGTCCCCACTATTGGGCAAAGACGCCCCATCCCGGCGACCTGGCGCCGGTTTGTCCTGGCGGCTCTGCACGCGACACGCGATTCAGCTCGCCTGCCTGTTGA
- a CDS encoding SixA phosphatase family protein — MKRLVLMRHAKTEPWSEGIDDFSRALTPQGHADATRMAEEIVAMGWSPERILVSSARRARETCSEVAKVVTGERVRPMEALYLTGVRGLTEAVTQNDGAKVLMLIGHNPGLHDFALSILREGGSMDHAAALRLHEKFPTSCAALFETEEDGAFVPAHFKLAHVLRAKDFRDAD, encoded by the coding sequence ATGAAACGCCTGGTCCTGATGCGCCACGCCAAGACCGAACCCTGGAGTGAGGGGATCGATGATTTCAGCCGGGCGCTGACGCCGCAGGGGCATGCGGACGCAACGCGCATGGCAGAAGAGATTGTTGCGATGGGGTGGAGTCCTGAACGCATTCTCGTTTCCAGCGCCCGCAGGGCCCGGGAGACCTGCTCAGAAGTTGCCAAGGTGGTGACGGGAGAGAGGGTCCGCCCCATGGAGGCGCTTTACCTTACAGGCGTGAGAGGCTTGACCGAGGCGGTCACCCAGAATGACGGCGCCAAGGTTCTGATGTTGATCGGACACAATCCGGGTCTCCATGATTTTGCGCTGAGCATCCTGAGGGAAGGTGGCTCAATGGACCATGCCGCCGCATTGCGCCTGCACGAGAAGTTTCCGACCAGCTGTGCTGCGCTTTTCGAAACAGAGGAAGACGGAGCTTTTGTGCCGGCTCATTTCAAGCTTGCGCATGTCTTGCGTGCCAAGGATTTCCGCGACGCTGACTGA
- a CDS encoding MarR family winged helix-turn-helix transcriptional regulator has protein sequence MAQSVNLNRPFDPRLFLIDQELDRGAGLLISGADELMRAAEEARKKAGLSKSEMQILMAIRHRPGLTVSQLRNQLGMTVPTFARIIGQLDTRGLIEREREGSDGRRRKLVLSDAGTTLTTPIAIELRERLRLAFRACGPEAVAGARFLLEALVK, from the coding sequence ATGGCCCAATCCGTCAACCTGAACCGCCCATTTGATCCCCGCCTCTTCCTGATCGATCAGGAACTCGACAGAGGCGCAGGTCTCCTGATTTCAGGGGCAGATGAGCTTATGCGCGCTGCTGAAGAGGCCCGTAAAAAGGCTGGTTTGAGCAAGTCTGAGATGCAGATTCTCATGGCCATTCGACACCGGCCAGGCCTGACCGTGAGCCAGTTGCGGAACCAGCTGGGGATGACTGTGCCGACTTTTGCCCGGATCATCGGCCAGTTGGACACGCGCGGGCTGATCGAAAGGGAGCGGGAAGGGAGCGATGGCCGACGCCGCAAGCTGGTCCTTTCAGATGCAGGAACGACGTTGACCACCCCCATCGCGATCGAATTGCGCGAGCGCCTCCGGCTGGCATTCCGGGCGTGTGGCCCTGAAGCAGTCGCCGGCGCGCGCTTCCTGCTTGAGGCGCTGGTGAAGTGA